From Nitrososphaerales archaeon:
TGATCATGATGGCCGAAATAATTCTCACACTCAAGTATAACCTTAAAGTACCGTTGGATGCATCGGTAATTTCGCCAGATAACTTCGCCGGAAGATCTATCAATGAGATTTCTTCACTGAAGCTGTGGAGAGGGAATAAACAGGTATCTCTCGGTGAAGTCTTCGATGTAAAGGGTGAGGCTGGATCGACAGCGAACGAGACGAATATTATAATCAATGGGGATCTATCGAAGGCGAGGAGGATCGGCAAGGATATGTCGAACGGTAAGATCGTGGTGAATGGTCCTGCAGGCCTATACGTGGGTGAAGGTATTCGTGGGGGTGTGATAATGGTCAATGGTGATGCTGGGCCTTGGGCTGGTGTGGGTGCGAAGGGAGGTTTGATCGAGATCATGGGCAATGCTGGTGACTTCCTCGCCTCCTCTTACCGTGGCGCTAGGAGTGGTATGGAGGGTGGTACGATAATCGTGCATGGTAATGCAGCGAATGAGGTGGGTGGTTGGATGAAGAACGGCACCGTAAAGATCATGGGCAATGCCGGGATCTTTATAGGCCCCCATATGCAAGGTGGATCTATATTGGTATCGGGCGATTGTGGTGGTAGGGCTGGGGCTGGCATGAAGGGCGGTAGGATCGTAATACTGGGCTACATACCATCGATACTGCCCGGTTTTCGAATCGAGGAGATTAGAGGTAGTGTGAGGATAGATGGTGATAGAATATCTGGCCCATTCTACCTATTCAATGGCGATTATGTAGAGGATGGCAGAGGAAACCTATTTATAAGTGTGAATAAGAATCAACATTTAAAACGTTACGAGCAGTATATACCGTAGGTGATGAGTATGAGTATGA
This genomic window contains:
- a CDS encoding formylmethanofuran dehydrogenase subunit C; amino-acid sequence: IMMAEIILTLKYNLKVPLDASVISPDNFAGRSINEISSLKLWRGNKQVSLGEVFDVKGEAGSTANETNIIINGDLSKARRIGKDMSNGKIVVNGPAGLYVGEGIRGGVIMVNGDAGPWAGVGAKGGLIEIMGNAGDFLASSYRGARSGMEGGTIIVHGNAANEVGGWMKNGTVKIMGNAGIFIGPHMQGGSILVSGDCGGRAGAGMKGGRIVILGYIPSILPGFRIEEIRGSVRIDGDRISGPFYLFNGDYVEDGRGNLFISVNKNQHLKRYEQYIP